From the Maioricimonas rarisocia genome, one window contains:
- a CDS encoding sedoheptulokinase, with the protein MPVVLALDLGTTSIAAVAVDEFGNVVRTVQRSHRGQVDGLPTGYAEQDPERLRSTAIDVLMELAASLSEPTHALGLTGQMHSVVLLDRERSPLSNVITWQDRRALENPHGAKETFLSEYLARCDEADLRQTGCRLSPGYAAVTLNTLIRREQLPAAAVTAAQPADWMASVLTSEPVVCDRTNAASTGVYDLEKDCWSEPLLAAGGIPVKLMPPVRESGDVVGRLTDEMARATGLPAGLPVYCALGDNQASVLGTVPAGEPALQITIGTGGQINWSVDRFVRAEGLDTRYLPDGRFLLVGAGLAGGDAYAWVNRTIRTWLAAFGTDTDSEQIYARLDELIAAVPEGTDGLACEPFFRGTRREPERRGLFAGADVHNFTPGHVARAVLEGMAAAMKSVLDGAGLHAPSRISRIIGCGNGLQANRHLVAAFQREFGQNLWFPEQAEGAAFGAALLAGVRTGMWADLEAAGQLIRLRQA; encoded by the coding sequence ATGCCTGTCGTGCTCGCGCTGGATCTCGGGACCACGTCCATTGCCGCCGTCGCGGTGGACGAGTTCGGCAATGTCGTCCGCACCGTGCAGCGGTCCCATCGGGGTCAGGTAGACGGACTGCCGACCGGGTATGCGGAACAGGATCCGGAGCGGCTTCGATCGACAGCGATCGACGTTCTGATGGAACTGGCGGCCAGCCTTTCCGAGCCGACGCACGCCCTGGGACTGACCGGGCAGATGCATTCGGTGGTCCTGCTGGACCGCGAGCGAAGTCCGCTTTCCAACGTCATCACGTGGCAGGACCGCCGGGCTCTCGAGAACCCTCACGGTGCGAAAGAGACATTCCTGTCGGAGTACCTCGCCCGCTGCGACGAGGCGGATCTCCGGCAGACCGGGTGCCGGCTCTCGCCGGGCTACGCAGCAGTAACGTTGAACACGTTGATCCGCCGGGAGCAGCTTCCTGCGGCTGCAGTGACCGCGGCCCAACCGGCCGACTGGATGGCCTCGGTGCTCACCAGTGAGCCGGTGGTTTGCGATCGCACGAATGCCGCCTCGACCGGCGTGTATGACCTCGAAAAGGACTGCTGGAGCGAGCCCCTGCTCGCTGCCGGGGGAATCCCCGTGAAGCTGATGCCGCCCGTCCGCGAGAGCGGCGATGTCGTCGGCAGGCTCACCGACGAGATGGCGCGGGCCACCGGTTTGCCGGCAGGGCTGCCCGTCTACTGTGCTTTGGGGGACAACCAGGCGTCGGTGCTGGGGACCGTCCCGGCGGGAGAACCGGCGCTGCAGATAACGATCGGGACCGGCGGGCAGATCAACTGGTCGGTTGACCGGTTCGTGCGGGCCGAAGGGCTGGATACTCGGTACCTGCCGGACGGACGCTTTCTGCTGGTCGGGGCCGGTCTGGCGGGAGGGGATGCCTACGCCTGGGTGAACCGGACGATCCGCACATGGCTGGCCGCGTTTGGCACCGATACAGATTCTGAGCAGATCTACGCACGGCTGGATGAGCTGATCGCTGCCGTTCCGGAAGGAACCGACGGACTGGCCTGCGAGCCGTTCTTCCGGGGAACCCGCCGCGAACCGGAGCGACGGGGCCTTTTTGCAGGCGCCGACGTGCACAACTTCACACCGGGACACGTCGCCCGGGCGGTTCTGGAGGGGATGGCCGCGGCGATGAAATCGGTCCTCGATGGGGCCGGCCTTCACGCTCCGTCGAGAATCTCCCGGATCATCGGCTGCGGCAACGGATTGCAGGCCAACCGGCATCTGGTGGCGGCCTTTCAGCGGGAGTTCGGACAGAATCTGTGGTTCCCCGAGCAGGCCGAGGGAGCCGCGTTTGGGGCCGCCCTGCTCGCGGGTGTGCGGACCGGAATGTGGGCCGATCTGGAAGCAGCCGGGCAGCTGATCCGCCTGCGGCAGGCGTGA
- a CDS encoding S41 family peptidase yields MPVASFVRARRMLSILLLFALVAGGSGQAAWALDRAATFTEPREAAAHGVQLEQQRKWRDAIQLYKKALKDWPDNEHLSYGLRRAQFQFSIERRYTDRTFREELLRLSRQEAYLLFNDVLEKIQSRFVDPISTTSIVAHGTESLWLALANPKFVDENLFGAEPKQIAEFRSLLQRDYWNKPVTYRESARRLIDEIADRAERQLGLDSTAVILEYVFAACNCLDDYSNVLSPGRLSDLYNNIEGEFVGIGIVMEAEIGRGLSLLGVLPESPAAEQGLRPGDYIIRIDGADCRYLGTDEAAGLLTGREGSQVRLEVQAGDESDRRTVVCTRREVQVKSIPVAKIIDEERGIGYIQMTGFQKSSAVELDMALNRLRRQGMQSLIWDLRGNPGGLLTAAVEVLDRFIDQGTLVSTKGRTADQNFSYSAHRPGTWDLPLTLLIDGNSASASEIVAGAVRDHGRGQIVGRQSFGKWSVQSIYPVRNGTGLRLTTAKFYSPDGHSLSKIGVKPDVVIELDDEEAFRRPVADVDVENDRDVQAALRLLGGTPIYTLR; encoded by the coding sequence ATGCCTGTCGCCAGTTTTGTCCGGGCTCGTCGAATGCTGTCGATCCTGCTTCTGTTCGCCCTTGTGGCTGGCGGAAGCGGACAGGCGGCATGGGCACTCGATCGCGCTGCGACGTTCACCGAGCCCCGCGAGGCGGCTGCCCATGGTGTCCAGCTCGAGCAGCAGCGAAAGTGGCGGGATGCCATCCAGCTCTACAAGAAGGCGCTGAAGGACTGGCCGGACAACGAACACCTTTCGTACGGCCTGCGCCGCGCCCAGTTTCAGTTCAGCATCGAACGGCGCTACACCGATCGGACGTTTCGCGAAGAACTGCTGCGGCTTTCGCGGCAGGAAGCCTACCTGCTCTTTAACGACGTACTGGAGAAGATCCAGTCGCGCTTCGTCGACCCGATCAGCACCACCTCGATTGTGGCGCATGGAACGGAAAGCCTCTGGCTGGCTCTGGCCAATCCGAAGTTTGTCGACGAGAACCTGTTCGGTGCCGAGCCGAAGCAGATTGCCGAATTCCGTTCGCTGCTGCAGCGGGATTACTGGAACAAACCGGTCACCTATCGCGAAAGTGCGCGTCGCCTGATCGACGAGATTGCCGACCGGGCCGAACGACAGCTCGGCCTGGACAGCACGGCTGTGATTCTGGAGTACGTGTTCGCGGCGTGTAACTGCCTCGACGACTACAGCAACGTGCTCTCGCCGGGGCGCCTGTCGGACCTGTACAACAACATCGAAGGTGAGTTCGTTGGAATCGGAATTGTGATGGAGGCGGAGATCGGCCGCGGCCTGTCTCTGCTGGGTGTGTTGCCGGAGAGTCCTGCAGCCGAGCAGGGGCTGCGTCCGGGAGACTACATCATCCGCATCGACGGCGCCGATTGCCGCTACCTGGGAACCGACGAAGCGGCCGGTCTGCTGACGGGTCGGGAAGGCTCGCAGGTGCGTCTGGAGGTTCAGGCCGGTGACGAATCGGACCGCCGCACGGTCGTCTGTACCCGCCGCGAAGTGCAGGTAAAGAGCATCCCGGTCGCGAAGATCATCGACGAAGAACGAGGCATCGGCTACATCCAGATGACTGGGTTCCAGAAGAGTTCGGCCGTCGAACTGGACATGGCGCTCAATCGGCTGCGGCGTCAGGGGATGCAGTCACTGATCTGGGACCTGCGGGGAAATCCGGGAGGACTGCTGACGGCGGCCGTCGAGGTGCTGGATCGCTTTATCGATCAGGGGACGCTCGTCTCGACGAAGGGGCGGACGGCCGACCAGAACTTCAGCTATTCCGCTCACCGGCCCGGAACGTGGGACCTGCCGCTGACCCTGCTGATTGACGGCAACTCGGCCAGTGCCAGCGAAATCGTCGCCGGGGCCGTTCGTGACCATGGCCGCGGGCAGATTGTCGGCCGTCAGTCGTTCGGCAAGTGGTCGGTGCAGAGTATCTATCCGGTTCGCAACGGGACGGGGCTGCGGCTGACGACGGCCAAGTTCTACTCGCCGGACGGGCACTCGCTCAGTAAGATTGGCGTCAAACCGGACGTCGTCATCGAACTCGATGACGAGGAAGCGTTTCGCCGGCCTGTTGCCGATGTCGACGTCGAGAACGATCGCGATGTGCAGGCAGCCCTGCGACTGCTTGGCGGGACTCCGATCTACACCCTTCGATAA
- a CDS encoding CehA/McbA family metallohydrolase, with protein sequence MRIAAPFVVLLLATVAIRFGLVAQESSTPPVELVRLTEENWDQYAPGGKEVDAIYGDLVLRNDRLVAVIAQPLASRNANMTVRTVAGALIDLTQRDTQSDQLSAFYPGQRQYPFRSWNVTDASGDVHEVGDTLRLAGDEAAVTVSAAPAEGKPAVDVTYRLAAGSDVLEITTRYTNAGSEPLSVSLVDDLRADGGKEDMVKAPNGTKDMYWLDDRYWQQAYGIIAADRQIQSNSNSRTSTLKYVDEDGESTVELPPGESVNVTRYIAPGRNLLDVRAVFAKRSGEATTPVTLNIRDSIGRTVPQARLELTDADGQTATAVTDERGEITLPMSPGEYALNVLSQGVTVAEDRTLVVHDAVQQAESIVLSDYTPGTVTAKITDEQGRPIPCKVEFIPAEGTPRPDFGPETAEHAVRNLRYAPQGTFSQDLSPGDYEVIISHGPEFDAVFTELTIKAGETAELTGQLVRSVDTTGWISSDFHSHSTPSGDNTASQLGRVLNLVCEHIEFAPCTEHNRIDTYDQHIRSQQIGEFMATCSGMELTGSPLPLNHQNAFPLHHHPHTQDGGGPVTDGDPSTQIERLALWDDRSEKLIQQNHPDLGWLVYDQNGDGQHDRGFTRSFGFIDVIEIHPVEAALQLGPQLSGSQRNHRIFNWLQMQNQGMRIPGVVNTDAHYNYHGSGWLRNWIKSNTDDPARVDTMEMVRASEAGNLIMSNGPFLDVYASEAGSSETVTAGDDLAAPSGKVKLHVRVQCPNWIDINLVSVLVNGRPAEGLQFRRETHSGKFGDGVVKFDQSLTVPLEEDAHIVVITGGEGLQLGPVVGPSRGKTPPAALTNPIYVDVDGGGFTPNKDTLGHPLPVKERR encoded by the coding sequence ATGAGAATCGCAGCCCCCTTCGTCGTTCTGTTGCTCGCGACCGTTGCCATCCGGTTCGGTCTGGTCGCTCAGGAGTCGTCGACGCCGCCCGTCGAACTTGTGCGACTCACCGAGGAGAACTGGGATCAATACGCCCCCGGGGGCAAGGAAGTGGACGCGATCTACGGGGACCTGGTGCTGCGGAACGATCGTCTCGTCGCCGTCATCGCGCAGCCGCTGGCCAGCCGCAACGCCAACATGACCGTCCGCACGGTTGCCGGGGCCCTCATCGACCTCACGCAGCGGGACACTCAGAGCGATCAGCTCAGCGCGTTCTATCCGGGACAGCGGCAGTACCCGTTCCGCTCCTGGAACGTCACCGACGCGAGCGGCGACGTTCATGAAGTGGGAGACACATTGCGGCTCGCCGGCGACGAAGCCGCCGTGACCGTCAGTGCTGCCCCGGCCGAAGGGAAACCGGCCGTCGACGTCACGTATCGCCTCGCTGCCGGATCGGACGTCCTCGAGATCACGACCAGGTACACCAACGCTGGCAGCGAGCCGCTATCGGTCTCCCTCGTCGACGATCTGCGTGCGGACGGCGGCAAGGAGGACATGGTCAAGGCCCCCAACGGGACCAAAGACATGTACTGGCTTGACGACCGTTACTGGCAGCAGGCCTACGGCATCATTGCCGCGGACCGTCAGATTCAGTCGAACAGCAACTCACGGACGTCCACGCTCAAGTACGTCGACGAGGATGGGGAGTCGACCGTCGAGCTGCCGCCCGGTGAGAGCGTCAACGTCACTCGATACATTGCTCCGGGCAGGAATCTTCTCGACGTGCGGGCCGTGTTTGCAAAACGCAGCGGCGAAGCGACGACGCCTGTCACACTCAACATCCGTGACAGCATCGGACGCACCGTGCCGCAGGCCCGTCTCGAACTGACTGACGCCGACGGACAGACCGCGACCGCCGTCACCGACGAGCGTGGTGAGATCACCCTTCCGATGTCACCCGGCGAGTACGCGTTGAACGTCCTCTCACAGGGCGTCACCGTCGCCGAGGACCGCACGCTGGTTGTCCACGATGCCGTGCAGCAGGCCGAGTCGATCGTCCTGTCCGACTACACCCCCGGAACCGTCACCGCGAAGATTACCGACGAACAGGGTCGTCCGATTCCGTGCAAGGTGGAATTTATTCCTGCCGAGGGAACGCCTCGTCCCGACTTCGGCCCCGAAACCGCCGAACATGCCGTGCGGAATCTGCGCTACGCCCCGCAGGGGACGTTCTCGCAGGACCTGTCCCCCGGCGACTACGAAGTCATCATCAGTCACGGTCCCGAATTTGACGCCGTCTTTACCGAATTGACCATCAAAGCAGGCGAGACCGCTGAACTGACCGGCCAGCTTGTCCGCAGCGTCGACACGACCGGCTGGATCAGCAGCGACTTCCACAGTCACAGCACCCCCTCGGGCGACAACACGGCGAGCCAGCTTGGCCGCGTGCTCAACCTGGTCTGCGAGCACATCGAATTCGCCCCCTGTACCGAGCACAACCGCATCGACACGTACGACCAGCACATCCGTTCTCAGCAGATCGGCGAATTCATGGCGACCTGCTCCGGCATGGAACTGACCGGCAGCCCGCTGCCTCTCAATCACCAGAACGCCTTCCCGCTGCACCATCATCCGCACACGCAGGATGGCGGCGGCCCGGTAACCGACGGCGATCCGTCGACACAGATCGAGCGGCTCGCCCTGTGGGATGATCGCAGCGAAAAGCTGATCCAGCAGAATCACCCCGACCTCGGCTGGCTCGTCTACGACCAGAACGGCGACGGACAGCACGACAGAGGCTTCACCCGCTCCTTCGGATTCATCGACGTCATCGAGATTCATCCCGTCGAGGCCGCCCTGCAGCTCGGCCCGCAGCTCTCCGGCTCCCAGCGGAATCATCGCATCTTCAACTGGCTGCAGATGCAGAACCAGGGCATGCGGATCCCCGGCGTGGTCAATACCGACGCGCACTATAACTATCACGGCTCCGGCTGGCTGCGGAACTGGATCAAATCGAACACCGACGATCCGGCACGCGTCGACACGATGGAGATGGTGCGGGCCTCCGAAGCCGGCAACCTCATCATGTCGAACGGGCCGTTCCTCGACGTCTACGCCTCCGAAGCCGGATCAAGTGAGACGGTCACTGCCGGCGACGACCTCGCCGCCCCGTCCGGAAAAGTGAAACTGCACGTGCGGGTGCAGTGCCCGAACTGGATCGATATCAACCTCGTCTCAGTCCTGGTCAACGGCCGACCCGCCGAGGGACTGCAGTTCCGCCGCGAAACGCACAGCGGAAAGTTCGGCGACGGCGTGGTGAAGTTCGATCAGTCGTTGACTGTCCCGCTTGAAGAAGATGCTCACATTGTGGTGATCACAGGAGGGGAAGGTCTGCAGCTCGGACCGGTTGTCGGACCGTCCCGCGGTAAGACTCCACCCGCCGCCCTCACCAATCCGATCTACGTCGACGTGGACGGGGGGGGCTTCACTCCCAACAAGGATACGCTGGGGCACCCGCTGCCCGTGAAAGAGCGACGGTGA
- a CDS encoding WD40 repeat domain-containing protein: MSVPSPAHEWIRQGRGLGPSIKWSHQTDGPLTSLALAREAGDVFVADASGSICRMDRGGQIAALNRFREPVHQLAWSDDGSIGAALVGDETLYRLDRTFQSVWTVSLPDVCLAVSIAPYGTHIAASLANGTTLIYDANRRRAASIETIRPLAFLAFGTTKPVLYGAAEHALVSAHAVTGAEVWQEKMWSNVGDIAITGDGSSIHLASFAHGIQTLDSHGESVGSYVLEGTVNHVAVSFEPQRLIASTFERALYWLDPDGAMLWTAGAPDDVCALECDPLGEWAICGLAGGAVMRLDWGGV, from the coding sequence ATGTCTGTACCTTCCCCCGCCCACGAATGGATCCGACAGGGGCGGGGTCTGGGGCCCTCCATCAAGTGGAGCCACCAGACTGATGGCCCGCTGACCTCGCTGGCGCTGGCCCGGGAAGCGGGAGATGTCTTCGTCGCGGATGCATCCGGCAGCATCTGTCGCATGGATCGCGGCGGGCAGATCGCCGCCCTCAACCGGTTTCGCGAACCGGTGCATCAGCTCGCCTGGAGCGATGATGGTTCGATCGGCGCCGCGCTGGTCGGAGACGAAACGCTCTACCGCCTCGACCGCACGTTTCAGTCGGTGTGGACGGTCAGTCTGCCGGATGTCTGCCTGGCAGTCAGCATTGCTCCCTACGGGACCCATATCGCGGCCAGCCTGGCGAACGGCACCACGCTGATCTACGACGCGAATCGCCGGCGGGCGGCCAGCATCGAGACGATTCGGCCTCTGGCGTTTCTGGCCTTCGGCACGACAAAACCAGTCCTCTACGGGGCCGCGGAGCATGCACTGGTCTCCGCACATGCCGTGACGGGAGCCGAGGTCTGGCAGGAAAAGATGTGGTCGAACGTCGGCGACATCGCGATCACCGGCGACGGCAGTTCGATTCATCTCGCCTCTTTCGCGCATGGCATCCAGACGCTGGACAGTCACGGGGAAAGTGTCGGTTCGTATGTGCTCGAGGGGACCGTCAACCATGTTGCCGTTTCGTTCGAACCGCAACGCCTGATCGCCTCCACGTTCGAACGGGCGCTGTACTGGCTCGACCCGGATGGTGCGATGCTGTGGACCGCGGGCGCTCCTGATGACGTGTGCGCTCTCGAGTGCGATCCACTCGGCGAGTGGGCGATCTGCGGGCTGGCCGGTGGAGCCGTGATGCGGCTGGACTGGGGCGGCGTCTGA
- a CDS encoding AAA family ATPase: MKLHIRNLGRIEEAEIDWRPLTVFVGETNTNKTWTAYAAYALARYATREFLGGVAPYSAVLASQIGHAAEHVRAIVNDQLVKQRPAYDSMEQSPEVALLGEFDLDELHRRFPLDRWQVRIDGPTFADLMGIDHQRADGCDVQLGLDDILVQSSNDGKIEFVYDSTQRGPNLVASYSWPGSRQRRRERVFLDPRADISERVTREVVRIALLGVFHEAIVLPAERKAAVALIDAIEDGSPLPFSQPVIDFIERMRAARRWDALARRHDVEQSLSQSTIEHGLRQILEGTVSFDPDDRKLQFERQGCRAIQLHGAASLVRSLAALAVTLGARSEERCLLVIDEPEMNAHPRAQCQIIELLAQLVNQGHYVLITTHSPYILDQLNNLVNAGTVPEERREKLAERFTLKTPDAFLDPEKVSVYHFRADGESSDAKVLVEDLYDRDENLIDADTFGNISEDLERTFLATVEANLNRE; this comes from the coding sequence ATGAAGCTCCACATCCGCAATCTGGGCCGCATTGAGGAAGCGGAGATCGACTGGCGTCCGCTGACGGTGTTCGTGGGAGAGACGAACACGAACAAGACGTGGACGGCGTACGCGGCGTATGCGCTGGCGCGCTATGCGACACGCGAGTTTCTGGGCGGCGTCGCCCCGTACTCCGCTGTTCTCGCAAGTCAGATTGGACATGCGGCCGAGCATGTGCGGGCGATCGTCAACGATCAACTGGTGAAACAGCGGCCTGCATACGACTCCATGGAGCAGTCTCCAGAGGTTGCATTGCTGGGAGAGTTTGATCTCGACGAGCTTCACAGACGGTTTCCGCTTGATCGCTGGCAAGTTCGGATCGATGGGCCGACGTTTGCGGACCTGATGGGCATCGATCACCAACGCGCCGATGGTTGTGATGTACAACTGGGTCTCGATGACATACTTGTTCAGTCTTCGAACGATGGCAAAATCGAGTTCGTCTACGATTCCACGCAGCGCGGCCCGAATCTTGTGGCCAGCTACAGTTGGCCCGGCAGTCGACAGCGCCGACGCGAACGGGTGTTCCTCGACCCTCGAGCCGACATTTCCGAACGTGTTACGAGGGAGGTGGTTCGCATCGCGCTACTCGGAGTATTCCACGAGGCAATTGTATTACCCGCGGAGCGCAAGGCTGCAGTTGCACTCATTGACGCGATTGAAGACGGATCGCCATTGCCGTTCAGTCAGCCGGTGATTGACTTCATTGAACGAATGCGGGCTGCGAGACGCTGGGACGCTCTGGCTCGACGCCACGATGTAGAACAATCACTTTCCCAGTCGACCATTGAACACGGATTGCGGCAGATTCTTGAAGGCACGGTTTCGTTCGACCCGGACGACAGGAAGCTGCAGTTCGAAAGGCAAGGATGTCGAGCGATTCAACTTCACGGTGCTGCGTCGCTCGTAAGATCGCTCGCCGCACTTGCCGTTACGCTCGGGGCTCGAAGTGAGGAACGCTGCCTCCTCGTCATCGACGAGCCGGAGATGAATGCCCATCCGCGGGCCCAGTGCCAGATCATCGAGCTGCTCGCACAGCTGGTCAATCAGGGGCACTACGTCCTGATCACCACCCACAGCCCGTACATTCTCGATCAGCTCAACAACCTCGTGAACGCCGGGACGGTTCCCGAGGAGCGGCGCGAAAAGCTGGCGGAGCGGTTCACGCTGAAGACGCCCGATGCCTTCCTCGATCCTGAGAAGGTGTCGGTCTACCACTTTCGGGCTGACGGAGAGAGTTCCGATGCAAAGGTCCTCGTTGAAGATCTGTACGACCGTGACGAGAATCTGATCGATGCTGACACGTTCGGCAACATCTCCGAGGATCTCGAACGAACGTTTCTGGCGACGGTGGAAGCGAACCTGAATCGGGAGTAA
- the leuS gene encoding leucine--tRNA ligase, which translates to MPRYDAKRIEAHWQQYWDERQTFVTPNEPPADSKGKLYVLDMFPYPSGAGLHVGHPEGYTATDIICRFARMQGKHVLHPMGWDAFGLPAEQHAINTGTHPSVTTYQNIDNFRRQLKMLGFSYDWSREFSTTDEDYYRWTQWIFLQLFDTWYDPEHKWSGPDGKTRVGKGRPIAELPIPDDVREQGEDAVREYQDDHRLAYQHEAPVNWCPVLGTVLANEEVTAEGLSERGGHPVERRALRQWMLRITAYAERLIEELEELDWPESVKLLQRNWIGQSRGAEVDFFVPTEGAGFQAWQASRAESGRPATPEDNVLRVYTTRPDTLFGATYMVVAPEHPMLERITTPEQKSAVEEYVRKASLKSDLDRTDLAKEKTGVFTGAHAINPVNGEPIPIWVADYVLISYGTGAIMAVPAHDERDLEFARTFDLPVIEVVQPPGDEEAIGFTGEGTAINSGDFSGLPTAEFKQKIAAWLAEQGLGCEAVNYRLRDWLFSRQRYWGEPFPIWHELDAEGNLTGRVRPVAEEELPVTLPDMDDFKPKGTPEPPLTRAPEEWLYSTAEDGTRLRRETNSMPQWAGSCWYYLRFADKENSEKFIDPEVEKYWLPVDLYIGGVEHAVLHLLYSRFWHKVLFDRGHVSSPEPFRKLVNQGMILGEAELTGYVAADAEPNEGSDLPYDAAVFVSASQVKDDVDAKTGNKVKAIRLEADAVEKKGNDFVLKGHPEIVVESRAFKMSKSRGNVINPDDVVKQYGADSLRMYEMFMGPLEQVKPWSMSGVEGVYRFLGRVWRMIVDEAADEVTLNPAVQDVTPNEEQERIGHKTIKAVTEDIEKLSFNTAISRMMEFTNAFSPMDPRPKSSMETLVLLLAPFAPHIAEELWTVLGHDESLAYASWPQFDESKIAESEVEIPVQVNGKVRGKVKVPADADREAMQKHAEADEGVQKHIAGKQVVKVIAVPGRMVNFVVKG; encoded by the coding sequence ATGCCCCGTTACGACGCCAAGCGAATCGAAGCCCACTGGCAGCAATACTGGGACGAGCGCCAGACCTTCGTCACTCCCAACGAGCCCCCCGCCGACTCGAAAGGGAAGCTGTACGTCCTCGACATGTTCCCCTACCCCTCCGGAGCCGGCCTGCATGTCGGCCATCCCGAAGGCTACACGGCGACGGACATCATCTGCCGGTTCGCCCGCATGCAGGGCAAACACGTCCTGCATCCGATGGGATGGGATGCGTTCGGACTGCCCGCCGAGCAGCATGCGATCAACACCGGCACGCATCCGAGCGTCACGACATATCAGAACATCGACAACTTCCGTCGACAGCTCAAGATGCTCGGATTCAGCTACGACTGGAGTCGCGAGTTCTCCACCACGGACGAAGATTATTACCGCTGGACGCAGTGGATCTTTCTGCAGCTGTTCGACACGTGGTACGACCCGGAGCACAAGTGGTCCGGCCCGGACGGAAAGACGCGTGTCGGCAAGGGACGTCCGATTGCCGAGCTTCCCATCCCGGATGACGTGCGTGAGCAGGGTGAGGATGCCGTCCGCGAGTACCAGGACGATCATCGTCTCGCCTACCAGCATGAGGCCCCGGTGAACTGGTGCCCGGTTCTCGGGACCGTGCTCGCCAACGAGGAAGTCACGGCGGAAGGGCTTAGCGAACGGGGCGGGCATCCGGTCGAGCGCCGGGCGCTGCGGCAGTGGATGCTGCGGATTACCGCGTATGCCGAGCGTCTGATCGAAGAGCTGGAAGAACTCGACTGGCCCGAGTCGGTCAAACTGCTCCAGCGGAACTGGATCGGCCAGAGCCGTGGCGCCGAGGTAGATTTCTTTGTTCCCACTGAGGGTGCGGGCTTCCAGGCGTGGCAGGCATCCCGTGCCGAATCGGGCCGACCGGCAACGCCGGAGGATAACGTCCTGCGCGTCTACACGACCCGTCCGGATACGCTGTTCGGCGCAACCTACATGGTGGTTGCTCCGGAGCATCCGATGCTTGAGCGGATCACCACGCCGGAGCAGAAGTCGGCTGTCGAGGAGTATGTTCGGAAGGCGTCGCTGAAGAGTGATCTCGACCGGACGGACCTCGCCAAGGAGAAGACGGGCGTCTTCACCGGTGCCCACGCAATCAATCCGGTCAACGGGGAGCCGATTCCGATCTGGGTCGCCGACTACGTCCTCATCAGCTACGGCACCGGCGCCATCATGGCGGTGCCGGCTCATGACGAGCGGGACCTGGAGTTCGCCCGCACATTCGACCTGCCGGTCATCGAAGTTGTCCAGCCGCCGGGTGACGAGGAAGCGATCGGCTTCACCGGCGAAGGGACGGCCATCAACTCGGGCGACTTCAGTGGTCTGCCGACGGCCGAGTTCAAGCAGAAGATCGCCGCCTGGCTGGCTGAGCAGGGGCTGGGCTGTGAGGCGGTCAACTATCGCCTGCGTGACTGGCTGTTCTCGCGGCAGCGGTACTGGGGGGAGCCGTTCCCGATCTGGCACGAGCTGGATGCTGAGGGGAACCTGACCGGCCGGGTCCGTCCCGTCGCCGAGGAGGAACTTCCCGTCACCCTCCCCGACATGGACGATTTCAAGCCGAAGGGGACGCCGGAACCGCCTCTGACACGGGCACCGGAGGAGTGGCTGTACTCGACGGCCGAGGACGGGACGCGTCTGCGTCGGGAGACGAACAGCATGCCGCAGTGGGCGGGCAGTTGCTGGTACTACCTGCGTTTCGCGGACAAGGAGAACAGCGAGAAGTTTATCGATCCGGAGGTAGAGAAGTACTGGCTACCGGTCGACCTGTACATCGGCGGCGTCGAGCATGCGGTGCTGCACCTGCTCTACTCGCGGTTCTGGCACAAGGTGCTGTTCGATCGCGGTCACGTGAGCAGTCCCGAGCCGTTTCGCAAGCTCGTCAACCAGGGGATGATCCTCGGGGAAGCGGAACTGACCGGCTACGTCGCAGCCGATGCCGAACCGAACGAGGGTAGCGACCTGCCGTACGATGCGGCGGTGTTTGTCTCCGCCTCGCAGGTGAAGGATGACGTCGACGCGAAGACCGGCAACAAGGTGAAGGCGATTCGTCTCGAAGCGGATGCGGTCGAGAAGAAGGGGAACGACTTCGTCCTCAAGGGGCATCCCGAAATCGTCGTGGAGAGTCGCGCCTTCAAGATGTCGAAGTCGCGAGGGAACGTCATCAATCCGGATGATGTCGTAAAGCAGTACGGTGCCGACTCGCTTCGCATGTACGAGATGTTCATGGGCCCGCTGGAACAGGTGAAGCCCTGGAGCATGAGCGGCGTGGAAGGCGTGTACCGGTTCCTAGGCCGCGTCTGGCGGATGATTGTCGATGAGGCGGCGGACGAGGTGACGCTCAATCCGGCGGTCCAGGACGTGACGCCGAACGAAGAGCAGGAGCGGATCGGTCACAAGACGATCAAGGCGGTGACCGAGGACATCGAGAAGCTGTCGTTCAACACGGCAATCAGCCGGATGATGGAGTTCACGAACGCGTTCTCACCGATGGATCCCCGGCCAAAGAGCAGCATGGAAACGCTGGTGCTGCTGCTGGCGCCGTTCGCACCGCACATTGCCGAGGAGCTTTGGACGGTGCTCGGCCACGACGAGTCGCTGGCGTATGCCTCCTGGCCGCAGTTCGACGAGTCGAAGATCGCCGAGTCGGAGGTGGAGATTCCGGTTCAGGTGAACGGCAAGGTGCGTGGCAAGGTGAAGGTGCCGGCCGATGCCGACCGCGAAGCAATGCAGAAGCATGCCGAGGCGGACGAGGGCGTACAGAAGCACATTGCCGGCAAGCAGGTGGTGAAGGTGATTGCGGTGCCGGGGCGGATGGTGAACTTCGTGGTGAAGGGGTAG